The Acidobacteriota bacterium genome has a window encoding:
- a CDS encoding sigma-70 family RNA polymerase sigma factor yields MNAEAADWPELDESYTDAFGHVDAAVYAVARALWPRARNYAHAKLNDEAAGQRLLFKAVAAVSRQDRTRLKDLEAYLWTSFERLVLDELRQRQREHGADGELEGAPNRAADAPDQGILQDILIDEIVCRMTPATQQLFNLLTLGYSYEESARMLGTQANVLRSKLAKEIQRIKQNLHND; encoded by the coding sequence ATGAATGCCGAAGCAGCCGATTGGCCCGAACTAGACGAAAGTTACACCGATGCATTCGGCCACGTTGACGCCGCCGTCTACGCGGTGGCCCGCGCGCTGTGGCCGCGCGCCCGCAACTATGCCCACGCCAAACTCAATGACGAAGCCGCCGGGCAGCGGCTGCTGTTCAAAGCCGTCGCCGCCGTCTCCCGGCAAGACCGCACGCGCCTGAAAGACCTTGAAGCTTATCTCTGGACCAGCTTTGAACGCCTGGTGCTTGATGAACTGCGGCAGCGTCAACGCGAGCATGGCGCGGACGGCGAATTGGAAGGAGCGCCCAACCGGGCCGCTGACGCGCCTGACCAAGGCATCTTGCAAGACATCCTGATAGATGAAATCGTGTGCCGGATGACCCCGGCGACCCAACAACTGTTCAACCTGCTCACGCTCGGTTACAGCTACGAAGAGAGCGCCCGCATGCTCGGCACACAAGCCAACGTTCTGCGCAGCAAACTCGCTAAAGAAATCCAGCGCATCAAACAGAACCTTCACAACGACTGA
- a CDS encoding Rne/Rng family ribonuclease, producing the protein METFELESVAVAETAETATHGEAAAPAVQQQPVVIVHHNPFERIMDDERDDEAEAGEMLKDAMMQERIAEQVRAEEFRTTVLEVEPTPDVTVGSLTGSLDLPAGFERIRDEEEPEPAPTAPLADAPVEAGSAAAADAAEPEHHALVRAEAGALVAVTEPVTAPAWFATERQTRELPHEPAPEVPATAATEDVLPAVTDELPMPLPEIGVVELLGDVEVLSLNPTAPAEEPMPEGSAKVRQRRNRGEMAATRRGGRGRRRNFPARRAVTEATADTEEFHEDDHVEAAPVAVLAPAPAPIAAPAYERRSSSSSSTGNHGGSRGAAHDNRFQRPVITDLLREGQEIIVQIAKEPIGQKGARITSHVALPGRYIVYMPTVEHIGVSRKIGTDEERMRLKRTLHTLRAETGATGGFIVRTAAHGCTNEELRDDMQYLVRTWNDMRRRADRVKAPAIIHRDLDLVQRILRDQLSGDFSAIRVDNEEEYERMVDFVNRFAPKMVNRVKLYTKDEPILDHYGVQAEIDKAVKPRVWLRSGGYIVINQTEALVAIDVNTGKFVGKSNRLEDTITKTNLEAAKEIVRQIRLRDLGGIIVLDFIDMEERRNRAKVLQALEYEMRNDKAPSKILQFNDFGLVAVTRKRVKQSLERTLCTPCSYCGGGGMVKSPQTVAYEILAEARSISKDVDDANEVILRVHPDVAKALRSSERDVLQEIEVYLGGVVSIKSDPAVHQEQFDIALS; encoded by the coding sequence ATGGAAACCTTTGAACTGGAATCGGTCGCAGTCGCCGAGACCGCCGAAACCGCAACGCACGGCGAGGCAGCCGCTCCCGCCGTTCAGCAGCAGCCTGTCGTGATCGTTCATCACAATCCGTTTGAACGCATCATGGATGACGAGCGGGACGACGAGGCCGAGGCTGGTGAGATGCTCAAAGATGCCATGATGCAGGAACGCATCGCCGAACAGGTGCGCGCCGAAGAGTTCCGCACCACAGTGTTGGAAGTCGAGCCAACGCCGGATGTCACGGTCGGTTCGTTGACCGGTTCGCTTGATTTGCCGGCGGGCTTTGAGCGCATTCGCGACGAAGAAGAACCCGAACCCGCGCCGACCGCCCCGCTGGCCGACGCACCCGTTGAAGCTGGCAGTGCAGCGGCGGCTGACGCCGCTGAGCCGGAACACCACGCGCTTGTGCGTGCCGAAGCCGGTGCGCTCGTCGCCGTGACGGAGCCGGTGACGGCTCCCGCCTGGTTTGCAACCGAGCGTCAGACGCGCGAATTGCCGCATGAACCTGCGCCAGAAGTGCCTGCCACCGCTGCCACTGAAGATGTGTTACCGGCGGTGACCGATGAATTGCCTATGCCCTTACCTGAGATTGGCGTCGTCGAATTGTTGGGCGATGTCGAAGTGCTTTCGCTCAATCCCACCGCGCCCGCCGAAGAGCCAATGCCCGAAGGCAGCGCCAAAGTGCGCCAACGCCGCAACCGCGGCGAAATGGCCGCCACGCGCCGTGGTGGCCGGGGGCGTCGCCGCAATTTCCCCGCGCGCCGCGCCGTCACCGAAGCCACCGCCGACACCGAAGAATTTCATGAAGACGATCACGTAGAAGCCGCGCCTGTGGCGGTACTCGCGCCCGCACCTGCGCCCATCGCTGCGCCAGCGTATGAACGCCGGAGCAGCAGTAGTAGCAGCACGGGCAATCACGGCGGTTCACGAGGCGCCGCGCACGACAACCGCTTTCAACGTCCGGTCATCACCGACCTGCTGCGCGAAGGTCAGGAAATCATCGTCCAGATCGCCAAAGAACCCATCGGCCAGAAAGGCGCGCGCATCACGTCGCACGTCGCCCTGCCAGGCCGCTACATCGTTTACATGCCGACCGTCGAACACATCGGCGTCTCGCGCAAGATCGGCACCGACGAAGAACGCATGCGCTTGAAACGCACGTTGCACACGCTGCGCGCCGAAACCGGCGCCACGGGCGGCTTCATTGTGCGCACCGCCGCGCACGGTTGCACCAACGAAGAGTTGCGCGACGACATGCAATACCTCGTGCGCACCTGGAACGACATGCGCCGCCGCGCCGACCGCGTCAAAGCGCCCGCCATCATTCACCGCGATTTGGATTTGGTGCAGCGCATCCTGCGCGACCAACTCTCCGGCGACTTTTCGGCCATCCGCGTGGACAACGAAGAGGAGTACGAACGCATGGTGGATTTCGTCAACCGCTTCGCCCCCAAGATGGTCAACCGCGTCAAACTGTACACCAAAGACGAACCGATCCTCGATCATTACGGCGTGCAGGCCGAAATTGACAAAGCCGTCAAACCCCGCGTCTGGCTGCGCTCCGGCGGTTACATCGTGATCAACCAAACCGAAGCCCTTGTCGCGATTGACGTCAACACCGGCAAATTCGTCGGCAAGTCCAACCGCCTCGAAGACACCATTACCAAAACCAACCTCGAAGCCGCCAAAGAAATCGTGCGCCAAATCCGCCTGCGCGATCTGGGCGGCATCATCGTGCTCGATTTCATTGACATGGAAGAACGCCGCAACCGCGCCAAGGTTTTGCAAGCGCTCGAATACGAGATGCGCAACGACAAAGCGCCCTCGAAGATTCTCCAGTTCAATGATTTCGGTCTCGTGGCCGTCACGCGCAAACGCGTCAAGCAATCGCTCGAACGCACCTTGTGCACGCCCTGTTCGTATTGCGGCGGTGGCGGCATGGTCAAAAGCCCGCAAACCGTGGCCTACGAAATCCTGGCCGAAGCCCGCAGCATCAGCAAAGACGTGGACGACGCCAACGAAGTCATCCTCCGCGTCCACCCCGATGTGGCCAAAGCCCTGCGTTCATCCGAACGCGACGTCTTGCAGGAGATTGAGGTGTATCTGGGTGGCGTCGTTTCGATCAAGAGCGACCCGGCGGTGCATCAGGAACAGTTCGACATCGCGTTGTCGTAG